The following nucleotide sequence is from Alkalihalobacillus sp. LMS39.
AAGGGACGTACCCTCTTCCTGAAGCGCAAATGGACCGCTTTTTATGTAAGATTAATGTTCAATACCCAACGAAGGAAGAATTAAAAATGATCGTGGAACGAACCGTTACTTCTAACCCTGAAGCGTTATCAGCAGTCATTGAAGGAGCTGATGTCCTTTCGATTCAAGCATTAGCACAAGGGATTTTAGTTGCAGAGGAGATGCTTGATTTTGCAGTCAATATCGTTATGGCGACGCATGCAGATCATGAGTTAGCACCTGCATCTGTAAAGCAATATGTCCGCTTCGGCTCGGGCCCTCGTGGTTTGCAAAGTTTAATTAAAATCGCGAAAGTCCGTGCATTAATGGAAGGCAGATACCATGTATCTTCTGGTGATATTAAGCATGCCGCTCTACCTGTTTTACGTCATCGTTTGTTTTTAAATTTTGAAGGAGAAGCAACAGGGATAACGACAGATGTAATTATTACAGATGTAATCGAAGCTGTTTCTGTTGCGACAACGGTGTAATGGTGTTGTTACCATCTGATATACGGATGCGTTTAGCTCGTTATAAGTGGAATACTTCTTTGTTGAAACGAGGTTTTCAAAAAGGGAGTCGTAAATCTTCTGTTTTTGGTAGTTCACTAGATTTCTCAGATTTTCGGCCATATCAACCTGGTGACGATGTTAGACAAATTGATTGGAATGTTTATGCGAGAACAAATCGTCATTATATAAAGCGATTTTTAGATGAGCAAGAGCTTTCTATTACAGTGATGTTAGATTGTTCAGCTTCTATGCATTTTGATGAAGCGAAGTGGAAGAAAGCAAAAGCACTTTGTGCGGCTATTAGTTATATTG
It contains:
- a CDS encoding MoxR family ATPase; this encodes MKEQQYENAREQLQKTKATIQSFIVGQEETINQIIWSMFAGGHALLEGLPGVGKTMMIKTISEVMNLSFSRVQFTPDLMPADITGTMMIEPNEEGKQQFVFHKGPVFANIVLADEINRATPKTQSALLEAMAEKTVTVIGETASLPAPFFVLATQNPVDLEGTYPLPEAQMDRFLCKINVQYPTKEELKMIVERTVTSNPEALSAVIEGADVLSIQALAQGILVAEEMLDFAVNIVMATHADHELAPASVKQYVRFGSGPRGLQSLIKIAKVRALMEGRYHVSSGDIKHAALPVLRHRLFLNFEGEATGITTDVIITDVIEAVSVATTV